From Bacillus horti, the proteins below share one genomic window:
- a CDS encoding NAD-dependent epimerase/dehydratase family protein, with the protein MKILVTGGAGFIGSHLVDKLLGEGNEVWSLDDLSTGKSSFTSHLSGHSSYHFVEGSTLNKELLQSLINEVDSVYHLAAVLGVKNCVDDPLKVIKGNIDGTKNVLEAAFSYGKKVIFSSTSEVYGKNNHLPFHEDDDRVYGSAARHRWSYAVAKSLDEHLCLAYAKKGLPVTILRYFNTYGPRATSSAYGGVIPRFIMAALLGKDIQVYGTGEQTRCFTYIEDTVAATYLAMNAKANGCIINIGNHQQISIYELAHIIKSMTHSTSRIVQLSYEKAYGIGYEDMLKRQPDNTRMREILGYAPKIGLLEGLKRTIDWYKLRGAE; encoded by the coding sequence ATGAAAATCCTTGTGACAGGTGGAGCAGGCTTTATCGGTTCTCATTTAGTGGACAAATTACTTGGAGAAGGTAACGAGGTATGGTCTTTAGATGACTTATCAACTGGAAAAAGCTCTTTCACGAGCCATTTATCAGGACATTCAAGCTATCATTTTGTAGAAGGAAGTACTCTTAATAAAGAGCTTCTACAAAGCTTGATTAACGAGGTGGATAGCGTTTACCATCTTGCTGCAGTTTTAGGTGTGAAGAATTGTGTAGATGACCCGCTTAAAGTGATTAAAGGGAATATTGATGGAACAAAAAATGTGTTAGAGGCAGCATTTTCCTACGGAAAAAAGGTGATTTTTTCTTCAACATCTGAGGTGTATGGAAAAAACAATCATCTTCCATTTCATGAGGATGATGATCGAGTGTACGGTTCAGCTGCTAGGCATCGTTGGTCTTATGCAGTTGCAAAATCATTGGATGAACATCTTTGCCTAGCCTATGCTAAAAAAGGCTTGCCAGTTACGATTCTAAGATACTTTAATACGTATGGACCCAGAGCAACTTCTTCAGCTTACGGTGGAGTCATCCCTAGATTTATTATGGCCGCTCTATTGGGGAAGGACATACAGGTTTACGGAACTGGTGAGCAGACAAGATGCTTCACATACATCGAGGATACAGTTGCGGCAACCTATCTAGCCATGAATGCTAAGGCGAATGGCTGTATTATTAACATCGGTAATCATCAACAAATATCTATTTATGAGCTTGCCCATATCATTAAGTCGATGACTCATTCAACATCAAGAATTGTTCAGCTATCTTATGAAAAAGCCTACGGGATAGGATATGAAGACATGCTCAAGCGTCAGCCTGATAATACTAGAATGAGAGAGATACTAGGCTATGCACCAAAAATAGGGTTGCTTGAAGGGTTAAAAAGGACAATCGATTGGTACAAATTACGAGGTGCAGAATAA
- a CDS encoding nucleotide sugar dehydrogenase, with protein sequence MRYDQQTSIHVAIVGLGYVGLPLARLCVEKGLRVTGIDIDSSKLAHLSEGKSYLTDMTDRQIKQLTEGQFFNWTDQYDDLRNCDACILCVPTPLTEHAYPDLSYLQSAVESVSPLMKRGQLIVLESSTFPGTTEDIVLPILSRNGAKLGEDFYLGYSPERIDPGNTSLELQDIPKVISGQTAHCQKKIYELYSLLFRNLVEVSTPKVAELTKLLENSQRFINLAFMNEMAVICHGLDLNIWEAIEAASTKPYGFMTYYPGPGIGGHCIPVDPLYLQWKAKEKGFTTSFIHLSKSLNDQMPVYIVERILQLLFSKQQKDNYKVLVIGVSYKKDVNDTRESTSIMVMEQLLQQKNIAVSFHDPLVPQIKLKGSIYRSEELTVKVIKQADCVVILTNHSTVHYDSILRYASIIFDTRYTFKQSHPSVVRL encoded by the coding sequence GTGCGCTATGATCAGCAGACATCCATACATGTTGCTATAGTTGGGCTTGGATACGTGGGACTACCTTTAGCTAGACTTTGCGTAGAGAAAGGGTTACGTGTAACAGGAATCGACATTGATTCTAGTAAATTAGCCCACTTAAGTGAAGGGAAAAGCTATCTAACAGATATGACTGATCGGCAAATCAAACAGCTGACCGAAGGACAATTCTTTAACTGGACTGATCAATATGATGACCTACGGAATTGTGATGCCTGTATTTTATGTGTTCCTACCCCACTAACTGAACATGCCTACCCGGATTTAAGCTACTTGCAGTCAGCCGTAGAGAGCGTTTCACCACTAATGAAGAGAGGACAATTAATTGTCTTGGAAAGCTCTACATTTCCAGGAACAACAGAGGATATTGTGCTTCCTATTCTTTCGAGAAATGGTGCTAAATTAGGTGAGGATTTTTACTTGGGATATTCTCCAGAACGTATTGACCCAGGTAACACTTCCTTGGAGCTTCAGGATATTCCTAAGGTCATAAGTGGACAGACTGCACATTGCCAAAAGAAAATCTATGAATTATATAGCCTTTTATTTCGAAATCTAGTAGAGGTATCTACACCTAAGGTAGCTGAGCTAACTAAGCTTTTAGAAAACTCTCAGAGATTCATAAATTTAGCGTTTATGAATGAAATGGCTGTCATTTGTCATGGATTAGATCTTAATATTTGGGAAGCCATTGAAGCTGCAAGCACAAAGCCATATGGCTTTATGACTTATTATCCAGGACCAGGTATTGGGGGACATTGCATTCCTGTTGATCCCTTATATTTACAATGGAAAGCGAAAGAGAAGGGGTTCACTACGTCCTTCATTCATTTATCCAAAAGCTTAAATGATCAAATGCCGGTCTATATTGTTGAACGAATCTTGCAATTGCTGTTCTCTAAGCAGCAAAAGGATAACTATAAGGTACTAGTGATAGGTGTCTCATATAAAAAAGATGTCAATGATACCCGTGAATCTACTTCTATTATGGTGATGGAACAATTACTCCAGCAGAAGAACATTGCTGTTAGCTTTCATGACCCTCTGGTTCCACAAATCAAGCTGAAAGGGTCTATCTATCGAAGCGAAGAGCTGACAGTGAAGGTGATCAAGCAGGCAGATTGTGTTGTTATTTTAACGAATCATTCCACTGTCCATTATGACAGTATCTTAAGGTATGCCTCGATCATTTTTGATACTCGGTATACGTTTAAGCAAAGTCATCCGTCTGTAGTGAGATTATGA
- a CDS encoding glycosyltransferase family 4 protein yields MKILLVTYWFLPHVGGVNTYINVLRDELIRNGHEVDVLAHYTKKNDKIYMLTNGQFVDKSKIKKAVYEIVFQYYEQNQPYVESWIRWREIERYSFELALSLFNLEQYDIIHAQDIISSRALARVKPDHVPLVSTIHGFLASEHRIAGNIKSTKSIAWKYVHSEELYGATAAQRTIVPTYWLTRLFTDKKVNVPPSQLSTIPYGIDIKKFMQQYRSPISNHFPSISKRKTILLCVARMVHVKGHHILLEALALLKKKRSDFVCLLVGDGHLMHSLRSLSRRLNLERHIYFLGDRDDVPQLIRRSDILVLPSIQDNHPFTVMEGQIAGKLVIASNAGGIPEMIYSGKTGLLFPNRNSRKLAKRIDYALTYPKRRKKIARQGKQWGLKQWAPSTLAQKTLDIYERAVKHTALELIDSNDHELDFNEEVSSRIKLPISDIHTPVPPTHEITVPKNNSWFSDSEIPDPAFIAALKKAHRN; encoded by the coding sequence GTGAAAATCCTTCTAGTTACGTACTGGTTTCTACCTCATGTTGGAGGAGTAAATACGTATATTAATGTCCTGCGAGATGAACTGATTCGAAATGGTCATGAGGTGGACGTGCTTGCCCATTACACGAAAAAAAACGATAAGATTTATATGCTTACCAATGGTCAATTTGTTGATAAATCTAAGATTAAAAAGGCTGTTTATGAAATCGTCTTTCAATACTATGAACAAAATCAGCCTTATGTAGAAAGCTGGATTCGTTGGAGAGAAATTGAAAGGTACTCATTTGAACTGGCTCTTTCCCTTTTTAATCTTGAGCAGTACGATATTATTCATGCACAAGATATTATTTCTTCTAGAGCTCTGGCACGTGTAAAGCCTGATCATGTACCACTTGTTTCTACCATACATGGTTTTTTGGCCTCAGAGCATAGAATTGCAGGTAACATTAAATCTACGAAATCTATCGCTTGGAAATACGTTCATTCCGAGGAGCTGTATGGGGCTACAGCAGCTCAAAGGACAATCGTTCCAACTTATTGGCTAACAAGACTTTTCACAGATAAAAAGGTTAATGTTCCACCCTCTCAGCTCAGTACTATCCCCTACGGGATAGACATCAAGAAATTTATGCAGCAGTACCGATCTCCGATTTCTAACCATTTTCCAAGCATTTCAAAACGCAAAACAATCTTACTCTGCGTCGCTAGAATGGTTCACGTTAAAGGACATCATATATTACTAGAAGCCTTAGCTCTCCTTAAGAAAAAAAGATCAGATTTTGTATGCCTGCTCGTAGGTGATGGACATCTTATGCACAGCCTTCGAAGCCTTAGCAGGCGATTAAATCTTGAGCGTCATATCTATTTTCTAGGAGATAGGGATGATGTTCCTCAATTAATTCGCAGAAGCGATATTCTAGTTTTACCATCGATCCAAGATAATCATCCATTTACTGTGATGGAAGGGCAAATTGCGGGTAAGCTTGTTATTGCTTCAAATGCTGGTGGTATACCGGAGATGATTTACAGTGGAAAAACAGGCTTGCTTTTCCCGAACAGAAATAGCCGAAAGCTAGCAAAACGTATAGATTATGCCCTAACCTATCCCAAACGCAGAAAGAAAATAGCTCGTCAAGGGAAACAATGGGGATTGAAGCAATGGGCTCCGAGTACACTAGCCCAAAAAACATTAGACATCTATGAACGTGCGGTAAAACATACAGCTCTAGAATTGATAGATTCTAATGATCACGAGCTAGATTTTAATGAAGAAGTAAGCTCTAGAATAAAGCTCCCTATTTCTGATATTCATACACCTGTACCGCCTACACATGAAATTACTGTACCCAAAAACAATTCATGGTTTTCAGATTCAGAAATTCCAGACCCTGCGTTCATCGCAGCATTAAAGAAAGCCCACAGAAATTAA
- a CDS encoding DMT family transporter has protein sequence MLKNRSELYIFILLGSVTVIWGLNVIMIKYLSTIFPTIQLAAWRIVIAAIFLLFFTSRYWKPALRSMSKKSWIYISLIALTSIFAHQIWMAQGLQLTTGSVASLILALNPLTTILLAMVFMGEKFEWKKFIGVGLGFFGVIIVVGQPAAEGSSVFLGDSIIFLAMLSYVAGGLLIKKAAEDVDILTITTFSHVLGALMLLIAWAFAPLAGQPIVYEVSGFTYFVLFFSGSAATALCTTLWNIGIKEIGPSRTTMFLNLMPLSSLVFAAIFLNEQLKWIYAIALILIITGIYIGSVYKRLRKSPPIAVPSSMPTLPAKDDLPTNEIR, from the coding sequence ATGCTTAAGAACAGATCAGAACTATATATTTTTATCCTACTAGGCTCGGTTACGGTCATTTGGGGCTTAAATGTTATTATGATTAAATATCTCTCTACAATCTTTCCTACAATTCAGCTTGCTGCTTGGAGAATCGTCATCGCCGCTATCTTTTTATTATTTTTCACCTCGCGTTACTGGAAGCCAGCACTACGCTCGATGAGTAAGAAATCTTGGATCTATATTAGCTTAATTGCTCTAACTTCTATTTTCGCTCACCAAATTTGGATGGCTCAGGGTCTTCAATTAACAACTGGATCAGTGGCATCCTTAATTCTAGCTTTAAACCCTTTGACAACAATTCTTTTAGCTATGGTCTTTATGGGAGAAAAATTTGAATGGAAAAAATTCATTGGAGTAGGCTTGGGGTTTTTTGGTGTTATTATTGTTGTCGGACAGCCAGCAGCAGAAGGCTCCTCCGTATTTCTTGGAGATTCTATCATCTTCCTTGCTATGCTTTCTTATGTGGCAGGAGGACTTCTAATTAAAAAAGCAGCAGAAGATGTAGATATTCTCACTATTACTACGTTCAGTCATGTGCTTGGTGCTCTTATGCTACTCATAGCATGGGCCTTTGCACCACTAGCTGGTCAACCCATTGTTTATGAAGTATCGGGCTTTACTTACTTTGTCTTATTTTTTTCAGGTAGTGCTGCTACAGCCCTTTGTACAACGCTATGGAACATAGGAATTAAAGAAATTGGGCCAAGTCGAACAACTATGTTTTTGAATCTAATGCCTCTAAGTAGCTTGGTTTTTGCTGCTATTTTCTTAAATGAACAGCTAAAGTGGATTTATGCTATTGCTTTAATTCTAATTATTACGGGAATCTATATAGGCTCAGTTTATAAACGACTCAGAAAAAGCCCTCCTATTGCTGTTCCTAGTTCAATGCCGACTCTTCCTGCAAAAGATGATCTCCCAACCAATGAGATACGTTAG
- a CDS encoding glycosyltransferase family 4 protein, whose protein sequence is MALSITIITPGTFPIPAAKTSSVENSIMHVAPYLASKMKVNVLGRKFEVNPASKTIGGVMYKNISCRQRDFIQKATEHCMKYPASMIQIENRPKYVLHVKKKLPEANVWLSLHSITFLQPHKIKAKELGNALRLADKIIVNSQFLKTYVLSLFPDLEEKVCVNYLGVDEQRFTPQSLHSKKRAKSIQKLGLKGKKMILYVGRLSPIKGPHRLIEAVHQLKKTYPHFVLFLVGGQILQTNQSSPYIVKLRRMARKSRNHIRFVPFTSYNEIAKWYQLADVAVVPSVGQEAFGLVNLEALSSGVPVIASDTGGIPEIIVHKKNGLLVPLNNHVTNLVKALKELLSNAPLAEELGGWGRKQIVERFTWKSTADRLYSLYKSELVQT, encoded by the coding sequence ATGGCTCTATCTATTACCATTATTACGCCAGGGACTTTTCCAATCCCAGCAGCAAAAACAAGCTCTGTTGAAAACTCAATCATGCATGTCGCCCCTTACTTAGCAAGTAAAATGAAGGTCAATGTACTTGGTAGGAAGTTTGAAGTGAATCCCGCTTCTAAAACAATTGGTGGGGTTATGTATAAAAATATAAGCTGTAGGCAGAGAGATTTTATTCAAAAAGCCACAGAACATTGTATGAAATATCCAGCATCTATGATTCAAATTGAAAACAGACCCAAGTACGTTCTGCACGTTAAAAAAAAGCTCCCTGAAGCAAATGTTTGGCTTTCTCTTCATTCCATCACTTTTTTACAGCCTCATAAAATTAAAGCAAAGGAACTAGGAAATGCTCTTCGCCTAGCAGATAAAATTATTGTAAATAGCCAATTTCTAAAAACGTATGTGCTTTCTCTTTTTCCAGACCTAGAGGAAAAAGTATGTGTTAATTACCTTGGTGTAGATGAGCAGAGATTTACTCCTCAATCATTGCATTCTAAAAAAAGGGCAAAATCAATTCAAAAGCTAGGTCTAAAAGGGAAAAAAATGATTTTGTATGTAGGAAGGCTATCCCCTATTAAAGGTCCTCATCGTTTGATAGAAGCTGTACATCAGTTAAAGAAAACATATCCTCATTTTGTCCTATTTCTCGTTGGGGGACAGATTTTACAAACAAATCAAAGCAGCCCTTATATTGTAAAGCTGAGGCGTATGGCTAGGAAGAGCAGAAATCACATTCGATTCGTGCCTTTTACCTCATATAATGAAATTGCAAAATGGTACCAATTAGCAGATGTAGCTGTCGTTCCCTCTGTTGGTCAAGAGGCGTTCGGATTAGTGAACTTAGAGGCACTCTCTTCTGGTGTCCCTGTCATTGCTTCTGATACGGGAGGTATTCCAGAAATTATTGTGCACAAGAAAAATGGATTATTGGTTCCCCTAAACAATCATGTTACAAACCTTGTTAAAGCGTTAAAAGAGCTATTGTCTAATGCCCCACTAGCTGAAGAACTTGGAGGGTGGGGGAGAAAGCAAATTGTGGAGCGCTTCACTTGGAAAAGCACCGCAGATAGGCTTTACTCCCTTTATAAGTCAGAATTAGTACAAACTTAA
- a CDS encoding YheC/YheD family protein yields the protein MIGILLRFAMLQRVIMGTERNENIEYYKKLAVEHQVDVLFYCTGRIGQKKVRGYKYSYKTQSFHRSHVDIPKVNLVRTILSTSQYFLLKKVAAKYSVIFLNLVKGRDKYKVYTYLKKMQDIKDNIPETARLSYRKLLFGLKESKKVVLKPSSGSLGRGIYTIERFNYHYLVSFISNGKQKKTKLPLYKLNDFYKSCFSSGKMYLIQPYLHFKLYEGKKFDVRTSVQKGHNGQWSVTGIVTRVAGGKKFVTNVAQGGKVVAYKKVESTLSPEIKNKIYALSLQIAQHIETLNPSTMDLGLDIGIDEQEQLWFIEANYCDQRYAYKESMNFAMWERSYRYPFEYALYIYKKLNNKAKRFYEVMESQKQKSGGKEIAHECAEVLKEHHENLENDGKNKDENQEIGQEEERFKRSTLINWNELKNEEE from the coding sequence ATGATAGGAATTCTGCTTAGATTTGCCATGCTACAGCGTGTTATTATGGGAACAGAGAGAAATGAAAATATTGAGTATTATAAGAAATTAGCGGTTGAACATCAAGTTGATGTTTTGTTCTATTGTACCGGCAGGATAGGTCAAAAAAAGGTAAGAGGCTATAAATATTCTTATAAAACACAATCCTTTCACCGGAGCCACGTAGACATTCCCAAGGTGAACTTGGTCCGAACGATTCTTAGTACAAGCCAATATTTTTTACTCAAGAAAGTAGCAGCAAAGTATTCAGTTATATTTTTAAATTTGGTGAAAGGAAGAGACAAATACAAGGTCTATACCTACTTAAAGAAAATGCAGGATATTAAGGACAATATTCCTGAAACGGCAAGGTTATCGTACAGAAAGTTATTGTTCGGTTTGAAGGAAAGTAAGAAGGTAGTTCTAAAGCCTAGCTCAGGGTCTTTAGGAAGAGGAATCTATACCATTGAGCGTTTTAATTATCACTATCTGGTATCGTTTATTTCTAACGGAAAACAAAAGAAAACAAAATTACCATTGTATAAACTTAATGACTTTTACAAGAGCTGTTTCAGCTCGGGCAAAATGTATCTCATTCAGCCATATCTCCATTTTAAGCTGTATGAAGGGAAAAAATTTGACGTGCGCACCTCTGTACAGAAAGGTCACAATGGTCAATGGTCTGTTACTGGTATTGTGACAAGAGTAGCGGGTGGAAAGAAGTTTGTAACTAATGTTGCCCAAGGGGGAAAGGTTGTAGCTTATAAAAAAGTTGAAAGCACTTTATCTCCTGAAATTAAAAATAAAATATATGCCTTAAGCTTACAAATTGCTCAGCATATAGAGACATTAAACCCTTCCACTATGGATTTAGGCTTAGATATTGGAATAGATGAACAAGAGCAGCTATGGTTTATTGAAGCTAACTATTGTGATCAGAGGTACGCGTACAAGGAATCTATGAATTTTGCGATGTGGGAACGTTCTTATAGGTATCCTTTTGAATATGCACTTTATATCTATAAGAAACTGAATAATAAGGCAAAACGTTTTTATGAAGTGATGGAATCTCAAAAACAAAAATCTGGTGGCAAAGAAATTGCTCATGAATGTGCAGAAGTGCTTAAGGAACATCATGAAAACTTAGAGAATGATGGTAAAAATAAAGATGAAAATCAAGAAATAGGGCAGGAGGAAGAACGGTTTAAAAGAAGTACACTAATAAATTGGAATGAGCTTAAAAATGAAGAAGAATAG
- a CDS encoding metal ABC transporter solute-binding protein, Zn/Mn family, whose amino-acid sequence MESLRKERRKVMLHRKERGSSRRLSFVLGSMLLIFALIVVGCSTQEQTSEPESSNVGEIEETIKIFTTVYPVHYFAEQIAGSRAEVRSLIPVGVDPHDFEPTARDIMALSDADMFIYNGGGFEGWIERIVESVNNDSLVWVDSTETLTLLTNEETGHIHDDHDHGHHGDAHGTEEDDHDHDHHGDTHGTEEDHDHDHHEDAHGTEEDDHDHDHHHHGEFDPHVWLDPTLAKQQAEAIKNALVELDPEHAEEYEANFEQMVSEFDALDAAFKELVESVNRTDFIVAHAAYGYLSNRYGLNQIAISGLDPSQEPSPRQLQQIIEFAEENEVQYILFENFVSTKVAEVVQEAIGAESLVIYNLEAITEEEQSQGENYFTLMHRNVEVLKIALDY is encoded by the coding sequence ATGGAATCTCTAAGAAAAGAAAGAAGAAAAGTAATGTTGCATAGGAAGGAAAGAGGATCATCTAGGCGTCTATCGTTTGTTTTAGGTAGCATGTTACTGATTTTTGCTCTCATTGTAGTGGGGTGCTCTACACAAGAGCAAACGTCAGAGCCTGAAAGCTCAAATGTGGGAGAAATTGAGGAAACGATTAAAATTTTCACTACTGTTTATCCTGTGCATTATTTTGCTGAGCAAATCGCAGGAAGCCGTGCGGAGGTAAGGAGTTTGATTCCGGTAGGAGTTGACCCACATGATTTTGAGCCTACAGCAAGGGATATTATGGCCTTAAGTGATGCTGATATGTTTATTTATAATGGGGGAGGCTTTGAGGGCTGGATTGAAAGGATCGTAGAATCTGTGAATAATGATTCTCTGGTATGGGTCGACTCAACAGAAACACTAACATTATTAACGAATGAGGAAACAGGTCATATTCATGATGACCATGATCACGGCCATCATGGGGATGCTCATGGAACAGAAGAAGACGATCATGATCATGACCATCACGGAGATACTCATGGAACAGAAGAAGACCATGATCACGACCATCACGAGGATGCTCATGGAACAGAAGAAGACGATCATGATCACGACCATCACCATCATGGTGAATTTGATCCACATGTTTGGCTTGATCCAACTTTAGCGAAGCAACAAGCAGAAGCTATTAAAAATGCTTTAGTTGAGCTTGATCCTGAACATGCTGAGGAATACGAAGCCAACTTTGAGCAAATGGTTAGTGAATTTGATGCTTTAGATGCTGCCTTCAAGGAATTAGTAGAAAGTGTTAATCGGACTGATTTCATCGTAGCTCACGCAGCGTATGGATACTTATCAAACCGCTATGGTTTAAATCAGATTGCTATTTCAGGTTTAGATCCATCACAGGAGCCGAGCCCAAGACAATTACAGCAAATTATTGAATTTGCAGAAGAGAATGAAGTACAATATATCTTATTCGAGAATTTTGTTTCGACGAAAGTCGCTGAGGTTGTACAAGAGGCCATTGGAGCCGAGTCATTAGTCATCTATAATTTAGAAGCTATAACGGAGGAGGAACAATCTCAGGGTGAGAATTACTTTACTTTGATGCATAGAAATGTCGAGGTATTGAAAATCGCTCTAGATTACTAA
- a CDS encoding NAD-dependent epimerase/dehydratase family protein, whose product MKVLVTGGSGFIGSHIVDLLLEEGFKVIVVDNLSTGNLGFLPSNVPIYPIDICDERIDRVFAAEKPQIVMHQAAQIDISKSIKKPVLDAKINILGTINLLQTATKHHVHKFIYASTCASYGEPNSSLITEDHPTIPISLYGNSKYLGEKYVETFHRLYQMEYSILRYANVYGPRQGSKGEGGVVSIFLKNMLDNKAPVIFGDGKQTRDFVYVKDVARANVAAISNGAGKTMNISTGIATSILQLYEKLRVHTGFVEPAQYREIRQGDILNSCLDPTQAYNYLKWTPKYTFDQGINETIMFYRQ is encoded by the coding sequence ATGAAGGTGCTTGTAACTGGTGGTTCCGGATTTATTGGATCTCATATTGTAGATTTGCTTCTAGAGGAAGGATTTAAGGTCATAGTAGTAGATAATTTGTCTACTGGAAATCTAGGTTTCTTGCCATCTAATGTGCCTATCTATCCTATCGATATATGTGATGAACGAATTGATCGTGTGTTTGCAGCAGAAAAACCTCAGATTGTCATGCATCAAGCGGCTCAGATTGATATTTCAAAGTCGATTAAAAAGCCTGTATTAGATGCTAAAATTAATATTTTGGGAACCATTAACTTACTTCAAACTGCTACAAAGCATCATGTACACAAATTTATCTATGCCTCCACCTGTGCCTCCTATGGCGAGCCTAATAGCTCACTGATTACAGAGGATCACCCCACCATTCCCATCTCATTGTATGGAAATTCTAAATATCTAGGTGAAAAGTATGTAGAGACCTTTCACCGTTTATATCAGATGGAATACTCCATTCTGCGATATGCCAATGTGTATGGTCCAAGACAGGGGAGCAAGGGTGAAGGTGGAGTTGTTTCAATCTTTCTAAAGAACATGTTAGATAATAAGGCACCTGTTATCTTTGGAGATGGTAAGCAAACCAGAGACTTTGTGTACGTGAAGGATGTAGCTAGAGCAAATGTAGCAGCTATTTCCAACGGTGCGGGAAAGACGATGAATATTAGCACAGGGATCGCTACTTCCATCCTACAGCTCTATGAAAAACTTCGAGTACACACTGGTTTTGTTGAACCAGCTCAGTACAGAGAGATTAGACAAGGAGATATTCTGAATAGCTGCCTTGATCCAACTCAAGCCTATAATTATTTAAAATGGACGCCAAAATACACGTTTGACCAGGGAATTAATGAAACCATTATGTTTTATAGACAATAA
- a CDS encoding WIAG-tail domain encodes QSVTEQKLADQSVTEQKLADQSVTEQKLADQVVTEQKLGNQAVTEQKLADQSVTEQKLGDLAVTSSKIRPASIHAHHLQGQIIANQHLMDGSITFPKLAFQPVISQDKSGPSIQQYGVVPFEFTDHSEDAIEILVQLNQPFADEHYVIVANTNHQDFYAVIVEQTNLSALIKVVRLKASNTMNGLVNWIAMGTYVNM; translated from the coding sequence ACCAATCAGTGACTGAACAGAAGCTGGCAGACCAATCAGTGACTGAACAGAAGCTGGCAGACCAATCAGTGACTGAACAGAAGCTGGCAGACCAAGTAGTGACCGAGCAGAAGCTTGGCAATCAAGCAGTGACTGAGCAGAAGCTGGCAGATCAATCGGTGACTGAACAGAAGCTAGGTGATCTAGCAGTGACTAGCTCTAAAATAAGGCCTGCGTCTATTCATGCACATCATCTACAAGGACAAATCATAGCTAATCAGCATCTAATGGACGGAAGTATTACATTTCCAAAACTGGCCTTCCAACCTGTTATCAGTCAGGATAAATCTGGACCATCCATTCAGCAATACGGAGTAGTTCCTTTTGAATTCACCGATCATTCTGAGGATGCTATAGAAATTCTTGTTCAATTAAACCAGCCATTTGCCGATGAGCATTATGTCATTGTAGCGAATACCAACCATCAGGATTTCTATGCTGTAATTGTAGAGCAAACAAATTTGAGTGCTCTAATCAAAGTAGTTCGATTAAAAGCAAGCAATACAATGAATGGTCTAGTAAATTGGATCGCTATGGGGACATATGTAAACATGTAG
- a CDS encoding SDR family NAD(P)-dependent oxidoreductase, with translation MKKCENKVIIITGASSGLGEEMAKQIALHGGTPILVARSEEKLKRVQENIQSRTKQHAPYYTADVVDYVSLQQVFQSISESHPQIDVLINNAGFGIFRSFIDAPISEFEQMMDVNYLGVVRCTKLILPMMLKQKHGHIINIASQAGKIGTPKSTAYSASKHALLGFTNSLRHELKEQGIHVTAVNPGPIQTPFFDQADISGEYTRNIERFMLKPEKVAQKVIHTIHKPVREVNLPSWMEMGSKLYSLFPGIMEKVLSSSFNKK, from the coding sequence ATGAAAAAGTGTGAGAATAAGGTGATTATTATCACTGGAGCTTCGAGTGGGTTAGGCGAAGAAATGGCTAAGCAAATCGCTTTGCATGGGGGGACACCTATTCTTGTAGCACGCTCTGAGGAAAAGCTAAAAAGGGTTCAGGAGAATATCCAATCTCGGACAAAGCAACACGCCCCGTATTATACAGCGGATGTAGTTGATTATGTAAGCCTTCAGCAAGTCTTTCAATCTATTTCAGAAAGCCATCCGCAGATTGATGTATTGATAAATAATGCTGGTTTTGGTATTTTCAGAAGCTTTATTGATGCACCAATTTCTGAGTTTGAACAAATGATGGATGTAAATTATTTAGGTGTAGTACGTTGTACTAAGCTTATCCTACCTATGATGCTCAAACAAAAACATGGTCATATTATTAATATCGCTTCGCAGGCTGGAAAAATCGGAACTCCAAAGTCAACTGCTTACTCGGCAAGTAAACATGCCTTATTAGGCTTTACAAATAGCTTGAGGCATGAGCTCAAAGAACAAGGTATCCACGTGACAGCCGTAAATCCTGGTCCTATCCAAACTCCATTCTTTGATCAGGCTGATATCAGTGGAGAATACACGAGGAACATAGAGAGATTTATGCTTAAACCTGAAAAAGTTGCTCAAAAAGTGATTCACACTATACATAAACCTGTACGAGAAGTGAACCTCCCATCATGGATGGAAATGGGCAGTAAATTGTATAGTCTTTTCCCAGGTATCATGGAAAAAGTCTTAAGCAGTAGCTTCAACAAGAAATAA